Proteins encoded in a region of the Populus nigra chromosome 3, ddPopNigr1.1, whole genome shotgun sequence genome:
- the LOC133689394 gene encoding RNA-binding protein CP29B, chloroplastic-like, whose protein sequence is MSATSASSLVLPSLNHPNTIKSFYSKPTSLSFLSLSSTSSIQPASLFLSFQQKQQQPLSSRFLKSVAISSEFGQEEDVFGDGDQPSFSPDLQLFVGNLPFNVNSAQLADLFKSAGNVEMVEVKYDKITGRSRGFGFVTMSTIEEVEAASQQFNGFELDGRPLRVNSGPPPQRETSFSRLPQRENSFSRGPGARGGETFDSSNRVYVGNLSWNVDDSALESLFREKGKVMDAKVVYDRDSGRSKGFGFVTYSSAEEVEDAVDSLNGAELDGRAIRVSVAEAKPRRRF, encoded by the exons ATGTCTGCAACATCTGCCTCTTCGCTAGTCCTACCATCGCTTAACCACCCAAACACCATAAAATCTTTCTACAGCAAACCCACTTCGCTCTCTTTTTTATCCCTCTCCTCCACTTCTTCTATCCAGCCcgcttctctttttctctcctttcagCAAAAGCAACAGCAACCTTTGTCCTCTCGGTTTCTAAAAAGTGTTGCCATTTCATCTGAATTCGGGCAAGAAGAGGATGTCTTTGGTGATGGAGACCAGCCCAGTTTCTCTCCCGACCTCCAGTTGTTTGTGGGTAATCTCCCTTTTAATGTTAACAGCGCCCAGCTTGCTGATCTCTTTAAATCTGCTGGAAATGTTGAGATGGTTGAG GTAAAATATGACAAGATAACTGGGAGAAGCAGAGGATTTGGTTTTGTGACCATGTCAACTATTGAAGAAGTTGAAGCAGCTTCTCAACAGTTCAATGGCTTT GAACTCGATGGGAGGCCATTGAGGGTGAATTCTGGACCCCCTCCCCAGAGGGAAACTTCCTTCTCAAGACTTCCCCAGAGGGAAAATTCCTTCTCAAGAGGCCCTGGGGCTAGAGGTGGTGAAACCTTTGATTCTAGCAATCGTGTTTATGTCGGTAACCTTTCATGGAATGTTGATGACTCGGCGCTTGAGTCGTTGTTTAGAGAGAAAGGGAAGGTGATGGATGCTAAAGTGGTTTATGACAGGGATAGTGGTAGATCAAAGGGCTTTGGTTTTGTTACTTATAGTTCTGCTGAAGAGGTTGAGGATGCCGTAGACTCCTTAAATGGCGCC GAATTGGATGGCAGAGCAATTCGAGTCTCAGTTGCAGAAGCTAAGCCAAGGCGTCGATTTTGA
- the LOC133689039 gene encoding ethylene-insensitive protein 2.2 — protein METEFVNADHLPHFLRRALPALGPGLLIAIGYVDPGKWAATVEGGARFGFDLVLPMLIFNFVAILCQYLSARIGVVTGKDLAQICSDEYDKWTCMFLGVQAALSVIALDLTMILGIAHGLNLLFGMELSTCVFLAAVDAVLFPVFATLLERCKASFLSTCIAGFLLLLYFFGVLISQPEIPLPMNGMPTKLSEDSAFALMSLLGASIMPHNFFLHSSIVLQHQGPPNISKGALCLNHFFAILCIFSGIYLVNYVLMNSAANVFYSTGLVLLTFPDAMSLMEPVFRSPVALCVFSLILFFANHITALTWNLGGQVVLQGFLRLDIPNWLQRATIRIIAVVPALYCVWTSGVEGIYQLLIFTQVMVALLLPSSVIPLFRIASSRQVMAAYKISAFLEFLALISFMGMLGIKIIFVVEMVFGDSDWAGNLRWSTSGGSSTSYTVLLITACSSFCLMLWLAATPLKSATHLDAQVWNWDVQNTASEPSMQIEEEFFSETRYTEEESIGGREQLSGPGKSAESYSDVTVANADPDLPVTIMESDQEHHLTTIKENHSEITFSSPGTFYEEETSPIIESVSLSAAMNVVPGSELLGAKKTDIESMDSVEKTVDIDGDFHAEKEDDEGDSWEPEESSKGVPGSTSSLTSDGPGSFRSLSGKSDEGGNGAGSLSRLAGLGRAARRQLASVLDEFWGQLYDFHGQTTQEAKTKKLDALGVDLKPSLLKVDTAGKEFSGYFSSVGGRASDSLIHSSLGDSSNHLRVPSNIDSSYGGQRGPSSLWSNHIQLLDAYAQGPSRSIADSSERRYSSVHTLPSSDGRCIQPATVHGYQIASIINQIAKERGSSSLNGQMDSPAPISPSLGPRNYRDPLTVAMGQKLQNGPSSSQPPGFQKLAVSRNSTLQSERHYHDVYSSGSADDAGKSANTKKYHSLPDIAGLAGPYRDLYMSEKNAQWDKSVGFGSSVSRTGYEQSYCSNTRSGAGAGAGAGAGGPLSFNRLPKGHGDAFSFHMTPDPGSLWSRQPFEQFGVADKSRVVGSGLGNRSNSINREVISPVDPEAQLLQSFRRCIVKLLKLEGSDWLFRQNDGADEDLIDRVAARERYLYEAETREMNCVAHMGDSPYLYSDRKSGSVLRNDDAAITNIMVSSVPNCGEGCVWRVDLIISFGVWCIHRILDLSLMESRPELWGKYTYVLNRLQGIIELAFSKPRSPMSPCFCLQIPASHQHRSSPPVSNGMLPPASKPGRGKCTTAATLLDLIKDVEIAISCRKGRSGTAAGDVAFPKGKENLASVLKRYKRRLSSKGIASK, from the exons ATGGAAACTGAGTTTGTAAATGCTGACCATCTACCGCATTTTCTTCGTCGGGCGCTTCCTGCTCTGGGACCTGGGCTTCTGATTGCAATTGGATATGTTGATCCTGGAAAGTGGGCAGCAACTGTCGAAGGTGGTGCACGTTTTGGGTTTGATCTGGTGCTGCCGATGCTTATTTTCAACTTTGTTGCCATTTTATGCCAGTATCTCTCTGCTCGAATTGGTGTGGTAACTGGAAAAGATCTTGCCCAG ATTTGCAGTGATGAGTATGACAAGTGGACATGCATGTTTCTAGGAGTTCAAGCAGCACTTTCGGTGATTGCATTGGACCTCACTATG ATTCTCGGCATTGCACATGGTCTTAATCTTCTCTTTGGAATGGAATTATCCACCTGCGTTTTTTTAGCTGCTGTTGATGCTGTTTTATTTCCAGTTTTTGCTACCCTCCTG gaGAGATGCAAGGCAAGTTTCCTCAGCACATGCATTGCAGGCTTCTTATTACTTTTGTATTTCTTCGGAGTTCTCATCAGCCAACCAGAAATCCCTCTTCCTATGAACGGGATGCCAACAAAATTAAGCGAGGACAGTGCATTTGCTCTGATGAGTCTTCTTGGAGCAAGTATCATGCCTCACAATTTTTTCCTCCATTCTTCCATTGTGCTG cAACATCAGGGACCACCAAATATTTCCAAGGGTGCCTTGTGCCTTAACCATTTTTTTGCCATTTTATGCATCTTCAGTGGCATCTATCTGGTAAATTATGTGCTTATGAACTCCGCAGCAAATGTGTTCTACAGTACTGGCCTTGTTTTACTTACTTTTCCTGATGCGATGTCACTTATGGAGCCG GTGTTCAGAAGTCCAGTAGCACTCTGTGTCTTTTCACTCATTTTGTTTTTCGCGAATCACATCACTGCACTTACCTGGAATCTTGGTGGGCAAGTAGTGCTTCAGGGTTTTCTCAGACTGGATATTCCTAATTGGCTTCAACGTGCAACAATCAGAATTATTGCAGTAGTTCCAGCTCTTTATTGTGTGTGGACTTCAGGAGTTGAAGGAATATACCAGTTGCTTATATTTACACAGGTTATGGTAGCTTTACTACTTCCATCTTCGGTGATTCCCCTTTTCCGTATCGCTTCATCTAGACAAGTGATGGCTGCCTACAAAATTTCTGCATTCTTGGAGTTCTTAGCGCTGATTTCATTCATGGGGATGCTTGGcataaagattatttttgtgGTGGAAATGGTTTTTGGGGATAGTGATTGGGCAGGCAATTTGAGATGGAGCACAAGTGGTGGTTCGTCAACCTCTTACACTGTTCTTCTCATTACTGCCTGTTCATCATTTTGTTTGATGCTCTGGCTAGCAGCTACCCCATTGAAATCTGCAACCCACTTAGATGCTCAGGTATGGAATTGGGATGTACAAAATACTGCATCTGAGCCATCCATGCAGATAGAGGAAGAATTTTTTAGTGAAACCAGATATACTGAAGAGGAATCCATAGGGGGGCGAGAACAATTATCAGGTCCAGGGAAATCTGCCGAGAGTTACTCGGATGTAACTGTTGCAAATGCTGATCCTGATTTGCCTGTGACAATTATGGAGTCGGATCAGGAACATCATTTGACTactataaaagaaaatcattctGAAATTACATTCTCTAGTCCTGGAACATTCTATGAGGAGGAAACATCACCTATAATAGAGTCAGTATCTCTGTCAGCTGCTATGAATGTGGTCCCTGGCAGTGAATTGCTTGGTGCCAAGAAGACTGATATTGAATCAATGGACTCAGTTGAAAAGACTGTGGATATAGATGGTGATTTCCATGCTGAAAAGGAGGACGATGAAGGGGATAGCTGGGAGCCTGAAGAATCATCCAAAGGGGTTCCTGGAAGCACTTCATCTTTGACATCGGATGGTCCTGGATCATTTAGGAGTCTTAGTGGTAAAAGTGATGAGGGTGGGAATGGTGCTGGAAGTCTTTCAAGATTAGCAGGGCTGGGTCGTGCTGCAAGACGCCAATTAGCTTCAGTTCTTGATGAGTTTTGGGGACAATTGTATGATTTCCATGGGCAAACAACTCAAGAAGCAAAGACCAAGAAACTGGATGCCCTGGGGGTTGATTTGAAGCCTTCTTTGTTGAAAGTGGACACTGCTGGGAAAGAATTTAGCGGATATTTCTCATCTGTTGGTGGTAGAGCATCTGATTCTCTGATCCATTCAAGTTTGGGCGACTCTTCCAATCATTTGAGGGTGCCGAGCAATATCGACTCATCTTATGGAGGTCAGAGGGGACCATCCTCTTTGTGGTCCAACCACATTCAGTTGTTGGATGCATATGCACAAGGTCCCAGCCGCAGTATAGCTGACTCAAGTGAGAGACGGTATTCTAGTGTACACACGCTACCATCTTCTGATGGCCGGTGTATTCAGCCAGCTACAGTGCATGGTTATCAGATTGCATCCATCATCAATCAAATTGCTAAGGAAAGAGGTTCCAGTAGCTTAAATGGTCAAATGGACTCACCAGCACCGATATCACCATCCTTGGGCCCTAGAAACTACAGGGACCCACTTACTGTTGCTATGGGGCAAAAATTGCAAAATGGACCAAGCTCTTCACAACCACCAGGATTTCAGAAACTTGCAGTATCTAGAAATAGCACCTTGCAATCTGAAAGACATTATCATGATGTTTACTCTTCTGGATCTGCTGATGATGCTGGCAAGTCAGCTAATACGAAGAAGTACCATAGTTTGCCTGACATCGCAGGGCTTGCTGGTCCTTACAGGGACCTATATATGTCTGAAAAGAATGCTCAGTGGGACAAGTCTGTAGGATTTGGTTCATCGGTTAGTAGAACAGGTTATGAACAATCTTATTGTTCAAATACAAGATCAGGTGCAGGTGCAGGAGCAGGAGCAGGAGCAGGAGGCCCTTTGTCTTTTAATAGACTCCCAAAAGGACATGGGGATGCTTTCTCATTTCACATGACTCCAGACCCTGGATCCCTCTGGTCTAGGCAGCCATTTGAGCAGTTTGGTGTTGCCGACAAAAGTCGTGTTGTTGGGAGTGGATTAGGAAATCGGTCTAATTCTATCAATCGTGAAGTAATTTCTCCTGTGGATCCTGAGGCCCAACTTCTTCAGTCTTTTAGGCGTTGTATCGTGAAGCTTTTGAAATTGGAAGGATCTGACTGGTTGTTCAGGCAAAATGATGGTGCTGATGAGGATCTGATTGATCGCGTTGCTGCAAGGGAGAGATATTTGTATGAAGCTGAAACAAGAGAAATGAACTGTGTAGCTCACATGGGTGATTCTCCATATTTGTATTCTGATAGGAAGTCTGGGTCTGTTTTGAGGAATGACGATGCAGCTATCACCAACATTATGGTTTCCTCAGTTCCTAATTGTGGGGAGGGCTGTGTTTGGAGAGTGGATTTGATAATAAGCTTTGGGGTCTGGTGTATTCACCGCATTCTGGATTTGTCACTCATGGAAAGCCGGCCTGAGCTGTGGGGGAAATACACTTATGTGCTAAATCGTCTCCAG GGTATCATAGAATTGGCATTTTCAAAGCCCCGTAGTCCCATGTCCCCATGCTTCTGCCTTCAAATCCCTGCATCCCACCAGCACAGGTCAAGTCCACCTGTTTCGAATGGAATGTTGCCACCTGCTTCGAAACCAGGTAGGGGGAAATGCACAACTGCAGCAACGCTTCTGGACTTAATTAAGGATGTAGAGATTGCCATATCTTGTCGCAAGGGACGATCAGGAACTGCTGCTGGCGATGTTGCTTTCCCGAAGGGAAAAGAGAATCTGGCTTCTGTGCTTAAGCGCTACAAGCGCCGACTATCCAGCAAGGGAATTGCTAGTAAATGA
- the LOC133688999 gene encoding uncharacterized protein LOC133688999, translating into MMTRVPWNTLSLAQPGNMPPRTLLHCYKNFLLFLASYHATDEDFLLNLNRKQSTKRVSGPRSRKKEKGKKDPSVLHACFIWFLRCCFVQILRSSRPPEIIDQIQKWAMW; encoded by the exons ATGATGACACGTGTACCATGGAACACATTATCTTTAGCCCAGCCTGGAAATATGCCACCACGCACGCTTCTCCATTGTTATAagaattttttgctttttcttgcTTCGTATCATGCGACCGACGAGGATTTCTTGCTGAATCTCAATCGCAAACAATCCACAAAGAG GGTGTCTGGTCCCCgttcaagaaagaaagaaaaaggaaaaaaagatccGTCCGTCCTTCATGCTTGTTTTATATGGTTCTTGAGATGCTGCTTTGTCCAGATATTGAG GAGTAGCCGTCCTCCTGAGATCATCGATCAGATCCAAAAATGGGCTATGTGGTGA